Proteins from one Salvelinus sp. IW2-2015 linkage group LG32, ASM291031v2, whole genome shotgun sequence genomic window:
- the LOC111957032 gene encoding T-cell acute lymphocytic leukemia protein 1-like, with protein sequence MEKMKLDLCPGSPGAKSCIPLKQDSIRENGCQDLEDSKEENFTGEGVKTDDAPLRNTRNGTIILNGVAKETAYDALDLKREVPVIELLRRDDIKTGQQRTDSQTVPITELRRPPVPLPLPHRDALIDARMVQLSPNAFPLPARAMLYNLAQPLAAINSLGGESEQYGMYPSNRVKRRPAPYEVELDEAGQPKIVRRIFTNSRERWRQQNVNGAFSELRKLIPTHPPDKKLSKNEILRLAMKYISFLSNLLDDQDGGATVGVGDGTGLLVGGREGGPQVPRQDGVGLAREDDLLLQGALSPGSSCGSLPDGDGSPESFTEDQDSPPAPRTVPVPRGRDLRRNARPQDGGSQR encoded by the exons ATGGAAAAAATGAAGCTGGATCTTTGTCCTGGAAGTCCCGGTGCCAAGTCGTGCATCCCACTGAAGCAGGATTCCATCAGGGAGAATGGATGCCAAGACCTGGAGGACTCGAAGGAGGAAAACTTCACTGGGGAAGGGGTTAAGACAGATGACGCGCCTCTGCGGAACACGCGCAACGGGACCATCATCCTCAACGGCGTTGCCAAGGAAACCGCTTACGACGCCCTTGACCTGAAAAGGGAAGTACCAGTGATCGAGCTCTTGAGGAGAGACGATATAAAGACGGGACAGCAGAGAACCGACAGTCAAACGGTACCGATCACGGAGCTTCGCAGACCACCCGTGCCGTTGCCGCTGCCGCACCGAGACGCGCTGATCGACGCTCGAATGGTTCAGCTGAGCCCAAACGCGTTCCCTCTCCCGGCGCGAGCAATGCTCTACAACTTGGCGCAACCTCTCGCTGCCATCAACAG TCTTGGAGGGGAGTCGGAACAGTACGGCATGTACCCCAGCAACAGGGTAAAGCGCCGTCCTGCGCCTTACGAGGTTGAGCTCGACGAGG CTGGCCAACCAAAGATCGTAAGGCGGATCTTCACCAACAGCCGGGAGCGCTGGCGGCAGCAGAATGTCAACGGGGCGTTCTCCGAGCTCCGCAAACTCATCCCCACCCACCCACCGGACAAGAAGCTGAGCAAGAACGAGATCCTGCGTCTGGCCATGAAGTACATCAGCTTCCTGTCCAACCTGCTGGACGACCAGGATGGAGGGGCCACCGTGGGCGTGGGTGACGGGACAGGGCTGCTGGTGGGTGGCCGTGAGGGTGGACCCCAGGTCCCCCGCCAGGACGGGGTAGGACTGGCCAGGGAGGACGACCTCCTCCTCCAGGGCGCGTTGTCGCCCGGGTCCAGCTGCGGGAGTCTGCCAGATGGGGACGGCAGCCCCGAGAGCTTCACCGAGGACCAAGACTCACCTCCAGCCCCGAGAACTGTGCCCGTCCCGCGCGGTAGGGACCTACGACGCAATGCACGCCCACAAGATGGCGGCAGCCAGCGATGA